The sequence below is a genomic window from Lolium perenne isolate Kyuss_39 chromosome 4, Kyuss_2.0, whole genome shotgun sequence.
GTTGCTGGAGGGATAGGTGCTATCCTATTTGAGAAATGTTATATGCCTTCCCAGTGCTAGCTAGTTACAAATATCTCACCACTCAGCAGTTTGTTTGTGTAGTACGTCATAATCTTCTCAAACCCTAGAAAGTTGTTAGAAAATGCAGTCAACATGACGAAGTTATCgccttgtatcatcaaattagTTATTGGAATATTTGTAGTTGTCCTGTTCTATCAACAACTTTCTGCCTTATGTTATAACCTCAAAATGGGAATGGGCCAACCCAGCCCTAGCCTAGGACCTAGCCCCACCCCAGGGCCAACTTTAGGAGACATGGGTCGACCCATTTCAAGTAAATCATGTGGCCTTGCTGACCCAATGGGTATCAAGCACTGGTTTAAATTCTACATGTAATATAAGCCTTGCAGATATATTACGGGCTTATAACTATGAAAAAGACTTTTCAGCAGTGTTACAGAAAGCAAATATCTAAACAAAACTGTGTCTAAGCAAATATCTAAGTAAAACGCGTGCAACCACGGCGACTGCCATGGGGGTCCCTACCGCGTGGTATTCGTCTTCAGGAAATCCTCTGGCTATGATGACGACGAGCATGTCACGTCAGCGTCTGTATACTCGTCCGAGAACCCTGACGCGCTTTGAGTACGCCATGGAGTTCCAGTATTATTGAAGCGTGCTCATCGGGAGATCTCTGCTCTATTTTATGTAAATGGACGCAAGCGACAGCACTGATGCACGATGGGTAGTGCTTGGTTGCTCGTGTTGGGCTCTGCCGAGGGAGAAAATGTCATTTCCCAATAACGGTTGCTGGCCTCTTTGCGATACTACCTAATGTAGACAATAACATCTCCGTGTGTCGTTGCCTGCCACGATCGATTGCAGCTACGCGACCGCGGCATCCAATTGCACCAACCCGACCGTGGCCGTGTTCTGCGTAGCGGACGCGTGCGACCACCGCGACTGCCATGGGGGTCCCTTCCATGTCGTCTTCGTCTTCACGGAATCCCCCGAGTCTGAGTCTGAGTACGACAGTGACGACGAGGGGTATCTCACGTCAGCGTGTGTATACTCGTCCGAGACAGGCACCTGGGGCAAACCAGCCTCGACGCATGTCGAGCTCGCCATGGACTTCCAGTATTATTCGAGCGTGCTCGTTGGTACATCTCTGCTCTATTCATGTCTGCCACTGGGTTGATCGTGGAGTTCGACTGGGCCAGGCATAGTCTAAGTGTGTTCGAGGCACCAGAGGAGGGATGTACCCTCATGCTAGCGGATGATGGTGAATTGGGTGTTAACGAGCTAACTGAAGGCTTCAATCCACGTCTCAATCTATGGTCAATGGTTGCAAGCGACGATGCTGATGCGCAATGGGTAGTGAGCTGTGTCATCGACCTGGAAAAGTTGCTCCCGGTTGGTGCTCTCTCGAGTGTTGCTGGGGTgctcgtgttgggctttgccgagGGAGCAAATGTCATCTTCCTCAACACGGTTGCAGGCCTCTTCGCGATCGAACTACGGCCGGAGCGGGTGAAGAAGGTGTGCGACGATTGTGGCCCCTGTCGTTTGATTCCGGTTGTCACCTTCTACACTCCTGTGCACGGAAATAGGCACCATGACCTgcctttgttgttgaatgctactGAGGTTGCAGGTGGTCAAGAGGAAAGAGGGGAGGAGAAAACAGTAGAGCAGGTTCAACAGTTGGTCGACAATGGGTTCAATGCAATCAAGGAGGGGACTACATCAACGCCTTTCAACTTCTCAGCAATGTGCTCCAACAGGTTAGGGTTCTATTCTTTTAAGCTGCTAGCCCTGCTCAAGTTTGCCAATGTATATACGGCATGTGCGAATGTAGCTCCCAACTGATCCTGTGCTCTTTTGGATCAGTTATAGTTTCCATATGTTTTTAGTTGCTTAGAGcctttgatttttcttgtttggccCTATACATGAGGATTAGTGAGGTTTAAGATGTTTGTATGGTATTTAAGATGGATGTTTCTATGGTATAATGTGATTGCCCTATGTTTGCCCAGCCGTGAGTACATTACTGTTTGAAGGGTTAGTGAATCCAGCTTAATGTTGTGTGCATCTCTAATACTAGCACCTTGTGTAATCATCAAATTGGTTGATATTGTGGTTGTGTTGTTCTATCATAGATCACAGTAACTTTCTGTCTTATGGTATTATGCTAACAATTGTAGGCTGAAATTCTATGCTTTTGTTGTCAGGGTTCCACCATGTGGAGACGTTGCTGCAGCTGCACATCTACGGGCATGGATGCGCCTTTGTGATACGAAGCTCTGGAGATGACTAATCCCAGGACTGCATGAATGAAGAGTCCGTGAAGAGTTCAGAGTTCAGCTGCAATCAGTAAAGATGAAGCTGGGAACCATTATGTGGTGTTAGCACATCTTTTTCCCGGCGGTGCCATGGTTGCAACACTGTGTGGTGAAATGCCTGATTTCCCCAAATTTGCCTAGTTCTCTGGGTATTTGTATGAAATTTCACTTGTAAGGAatgttttctcaaaaaaaaaaaattctccaGTGGTGGCACAAGATGCTGGCACATGGCAAACCATATTACAAGCACAGAAGAACGGTCGTCTACTGTTGCGCACGAAAGGGTGTTCAGGACTAGAGTTGGAACTGTTTGGCGTGTGGACATATATATTTTTCATCATCATTCCACAGGAAACCATTTAGTTGTTTTGCTAATTGACTTGTTCAAATTTTCAACGTAGATACTGGACAATGTAGCAGAAAGCATAATAAACCGCTTTATTGCTCATAAAAAGCTTGCTTGCTCATTGAGCGTATTTCAGACGAGCTATGTCTGGTGGTACCAATGTACCATGCCAATCACCAAGGGACGTTCAATCTTCGACTCAACTTGCTTCTGATTATTGTTAAAGAAAAGTTgcttctggtgtcttattttAAGTTTGTAACTTATAAACTGATTACAGTGAAAGTAGAGGATCTGAACTACAGCTATGTCTACAGTTACAGTGAATGAATCGTTCGTTCTTCGTGAGATGACACCGTTAGTAAAACAATATTCTCCCCTCCCTGATAAAAACCTTGACTTAGTGATGTGAAGCCAAGGAACAAGACCAAAAGCAAGCATGATTCATGACTAACTTTATACCCCTCAGCTTATGCAGAAAATTAAGCAAAAGCATCTCCTAAAcaaacaaagcagaaaattaattgttgacaCAATACAAAGATTTGCTACTGGAAAAGTGCAAAACATTGGCATCAGGGCAGTACACGGCGATGAGCACACATTTGAAACTTGAAAGGGGTTGTGTTAAACTGATTGCGAACTTTCTGAAATACAACAGCAGTTGTTGTTAAGCTGATTGGATATTACATGTACAGTTTCATAATTACATGGTCGTGGAAACTTGACAGCATCGGTGGCCGTGCCAATTTACATCTTCACACCGCCTGTGCACGGACCTGAGTTAACAAGAGTTACAAAATGATACACCATTAGAACCGGCCTGCTGCAATCTCTGGAAGCAGCAATAGATCAGTTTGTTGAACTTGAACAAACTTGTGAAGAATCATCTGCCATGACATGATTTAGTAGGAGGTGGCTCAAGAGATTTTGTGTTCTAGTCCTTGAGGCTCTCCTGAACCAAAATGGAGCTTGCAGACAAAAGTTCCTGCTACGGCAGACAATCATCTTTTTCAGTCATATATCACCAAGTCACTCAAAAAGCAAAAAAGTTGATGACAAGCTTCATGAAATAAAGTTTTCATTGTAGACTCCAACACCAAGAAAACAAATAAACTAAATATTAAATCCAATAAGTTAACGGGATAATGCTTGAGATCAGGAATGCAACTACAACAGCTAAACAAACATAAAACAAATTGTAGGTAAGCGGTACttaccagagaaggcaggcatacAAGCTCATGATGCAAAAGATCATTCAGCCTTCCAATGCATACCTCTGAACCTGCAAGGTAGAACAAAGTTATATCATGTTAATCAAAACAAACACAAGTGGTCAAAGAGCATCCCTGGCAGTTACATTCAACACTAGGGCGAGATACTGAAGATACGTTCAGAACAAACACCTCAGGTTTCTACAACTTCCTTAACATACCCCCACACAAGGAGCATGTCAAGCCTTATCCAGACTGACACGGGGAAGACATGAACGAGACATAATCATAGATGGAAAAGCTGTTTGGAAGGGAGCATGCTACCTCAAGCATATTTTCCTCGATAAAGCAATTCAGCCCCATGCTTGCAGCATCTGCACCATTGTGTTGCAGGATCCTGAGCTTCCCTTCCTATAGTTCAAAACCAGTGGAAACATCAGTAGGTGCAAATAATACACCACCTTCATTGATGATCTAGTTGTTGATTCACCTTAGTCCCATAAACAAGACCACCTCCAGGGGAAGGATGAAAGCAGGCaacattgacttcatcttcagcaCTAGGAAGAACTCTTACCAGCTCCATGTCCGAAACTCTGTAAACCTAAAATAATGGAAAGAACAATGAGATTACATCATAGCCAGGACATTCGAAGTTATGAACTATTAATAGAAAATGGTTTTGAATACCAAGTATAAAAAAGATATGTTTAACTGTAATGCCAGGACAGGCAGCCTATTGCCTCAAGAAAAGGTATAGTCAATTTATCATACGTACAGGGAAGACGTGAACGAGACATAATCGTAGATGGAAAAGCTGTTTGGAAGGTATCGTCACTGATGTGCAACCTATACCATGGGGTGTGTTAATCATACGTACCTCCAAGATAGTATATACAGGGACTCCAGTTGTCTCCCCATCCATAACAATGCTCCTAAGCAGCGAGCTATGGCGACGGCCATATGCCAACAGTATGTGTTCTGATGTAGGTGAGAACTGCATCACAGAAAAGGCATTAAGCTTAGATTACATTGTGAGAATTAAGCCTTATATTTCCAGGGTAGGTCCGGAATGCATAAGGCGATGCAGAACAAAAATCTGATTAAAAAATTCCAATACTGGAACTGAAGATGAAAATGGTATTTTCCCATTTTTTTGGGCCAATAGCTGAGCTCCCACATATCCTGGACACACTGCATGGCAGTACACTGCATACAACTCATCAAACAGAGGTTTTTCTAACGGCATATGTCCTACGCAGTTAATATGGGAATTGAAAATGAAAAAGCTTGAGATATTGCTTAGTAGGACCATGCAAACAGCTCCGCTTTCGTAATAATTAGTACTATGGCAATGGAAAAAAAAAGTAAGCGCATATCTAATCACATCACCTAGACCAAATCTAGTTGGTAACTTGGTATGACTACCTGATTGTGTCATAAAGAATAGAAGAATCTACCAGAAAGGTTATGGATATGGACAGCACTATCGTTCTCAAGCTTCTGTGTGTGCATACAAAACCAAATTCCGGTTAAATTATAATTCAGTATATCTTCACATACCTGCAGTAAGCTACCTTAACAAAAGGAGAAGAAACCATATGTGCTAAATCGTCCGTGCCGGTATTAAAAGAGAACTCTTACTGAAATACTATGTGCTTTCCATGTAATGTTAGTTAGTTTTCTTTGATTTGCTCTTGTGCTTGCTGGGTGCAGAACCAAGAACGAGAGTAGGGAGGCGAAAAAGAAGAGAGGAAGAAGTCACGCAAGAGATGGGAGAAATCTTTGGAGTTAAAGAACAGGGCTGTTTGCTGCTTGTCATGTGTTCAATTGTTCTGTATTTCTTCTCTGTTATCCTCTGACAAGGATTCTTGTTTGTGTTTTTGAGAAACGGGAGAAAGGATTCTTGTTTGTGTTTTTGAGAAACGGGAGAAAGGATTCTTGTTTGCTCGTAGTTAAAAGGACTAAATAACTGTATCATGTGGCTTATTCTGagttttggcttgcctttcacgCGTGTGAAGTGAGGCATGATAACCTTGCAGGCAGTGATTATGCGGCAACTGTGCACCCTCTAAACCTATACTATTATACTAACGTGGCCAATTTGGGCACTCAACATAGGCCCACTTGCATCCTGAATTCCTGATACAAACTGCAAATTCTTTTCTCAACAGAAAACAAATAGATACGAACACACAGAAACAGAAGTGAAGAAAATAACCTGAATGGAAGTTAAACAATGGGCCGCCCTTATTGCTCTTGATGTGAGAATTTCTCCAAATCTGCAAGGAAAACACATTCACAACTTCAAAATCAGGAGACCATTTAGGTTAATAAAAAATAAACTGTGTAATAGAACAGTCAACAGTGAGAAAAATTACGTTGCCTCCTCGAGAGAATAAACCCGAAGCTCATAAATAACTCCATGAGAGGGAAGTGGGTGACGAGTTGGTGATGTTCCAGCTCCTGTAGACTCGTACTGCACAGGTAATTGGCTACCCTGGTCACCTTCTGTTTGAGGCAGCAAGCATGCAACACAAGCTACGAGAAACCGTCCACAAGGGGAGAAATGGGCACCCATTTCACTGCAACAAATAATAATTTATGAGTAAGTAGAGAAGTGCCAAGTCCGTTCAACATAAAAGCATGGTTGCCCTTAGGTGAGTCGACCAAATATAACATATGTTCATAAATATAGCATCCTAATCCTATTTACAACTGTTCTGTAGCATTACTAAATATGCACCAGTTGTTGCTACCATTAGTTATGTAGCAGTTCATAAATGAGGTTCGAATGGAGTAAAGATCCATCTCTGTATGTACAATAGTAATGACATTGATTGACAACAGGAAGAGAACTAACAGCTTATCTTGTACAGGAAAGAGAACAAAAGAAACCAAAGCACAATGGATCACCTGCAAAGAACAGCATGAGAGATTGTCAAGCAGCACGCCCCGAGTTGTAATGTACCACATGGATCCTTGATATCATGCCGCCATACTCTAAGCTTCACTGTACATGGTAATTCAGCAGCCCCAGCAGAAAATAGTGAGGTTGTAAGTTCTGATCCAACACCTAAGGAGGCAGCATGAGCCTCAGCTTCATCAATTTGTGGACCCAGCTGTGGACTCCCAATCCCAGGTACAGAGGCCAAAGCATGAGGGCGTGAGGCATAGTGTCGATTTGATCCTCTAGCACTGCCAGTGGAAATCGGGATCGATGAAGAAGCGCCTGGATGTTCAAACAATTCATGCATTATGATTTCCTAGTAAAGTTAGCCATGGTAATACCACCAAGCCTTAGGATTTTAAGGACAGTATTATTCGGAATTGCAGGGTGCAAACCTGTATGACTTTGGGCCATCAACCAACCATGCAAAAAAGGCAGTTCCCAGCTACGCGAGTCACTGAAGAGGTCGTGATGGTGATTTCCACCCTCTGAATTTCTTAGAAACATTTGAACATCTAACCCACTAGTGGTAAATGAATTCCCTGGCATACGATGAACAGCAGATCCTGAAGGCCTGGCTATTGCAGGTAATGGCACACTGTTGCTCGTGGAAGGCATTTGAACATCATTAGACATTGATGGTTCCCCTGGACATACATCCATAGGGGTTACAAACTGGTCAGACTGCTGGTTTTCAGCATCTGATGATGAACTCTGCTGCGCATTGGTTGAACCACTAGCCAAGTCATTACGAGGAATATATAGACTTCCATCATCCCTGAGGAATGCAGGCCAAATTAGGCAAGGTGATGACATGTTAGACTCAAGATGTGGATAGCCTCTAGAGTTGATGTTTGCAAAAAACAAAGCCGAGGGATAGTTTGAATAGCCAGTGGATGTTGCGTGGGTCAGCTGTGAGTCTGCAGAGTCAAGATTGTTAACCTGAAATTTAAGGTGCATATGAGTTAACAAAAAAAACATATAACATGAACGCATAAATGCAGTGTAAAGGATATTTGTATTCTACATTTCTACCTCTGCCGTTAGAAGATATGGAGCACCATGAGGATGAAAATGCACAGCTCTCAACGAACGGCGAGTTCTTAATATAATGGTCGGGGCTTCCGACCCTCGCCGATTGTAGTTCCATATGTACAACTGACACATAAATTAGGTAAAGTTATTTTATTAGCTGTTCATATAACAATTACATACAGAATATTTAGCTAGAGTTCAACACTAGGAGTCCTACTTTGTGACCTGATGCAACTGCCAGAATCTCCCCCCTTGCATGAAATGCAATGGATGCAATTGGCCTACCTGTCAACGGAACATAACAGGAAATTAGTGTTGCTTTAGAAATGCCAATTGACAGAAGCTAACAATGACACATGGAGCTAGAGACTATTTAAAGGATATTACTGAAGTCCTGAGATCCAATACAGTCTGAGGTGTTGGCATCCCAAAGACGGACTTCATGATCCAAACTCCCACTGGCAAGTATGTCAGAATGTAATGGATGGTATCTAACCTGCAACAGAACAACACCTTAATAAACATGGTTCTGAGATTCTAGCGATAAACAGAACTGTAAATTATTACACTCCATTTTCCTAATTTACTTATGAAAAGACTCCAGAAGTATGTGGTTAAGTGGAGAATATGCAATACAGGCATGAAAAAGACAAAAGTGGTACTTCTTGGATGAATGATTATAAA
It includes:
- the LOC127292015 gene encoding uncharacterized protein; the protein is MDENWVEDSKRSSAAASFSGSVPSQTTSPRRLRQRNIFHLLSHREVSPRTKHQAKRHWNKPPTSGAGFTELRYLATDPKHDLFSWAESQSLHRWSAKYCPLMPPPRSTIAAAFSSDGKTLASTHGDHTVKIIDCQTGKCLKVLGGHRRTPWVVRYHPLHSDILASGSLDHEVRLWDANTSDCIGSQDFSRPIASIAFHARGEILAVASGHKLYIWNYNRRGSEAPTIILRTRRSLRAVHFHPHGAPYLLTAEVNNLDSADSQLTHATSTGYSNYPSALFFANINSRGYPHLESNMSSPCLIWPAFLRDDGSLYIPRNDLASGSTNAQQSSSSDAENQQSDQFVTPMDVCPGEPSMSNDVQMPSTSNSVPLPAIARPSGSAVHRMPGNSFTTSGLDVQMFLRNSEGGNHHHDLFSDSRSWELPFLHGWLMAQSHTGASSSIPISTGSARGSNRHYASRPHALASVPGIGSPQLGPQIDEAEAHAASLGVGSELTTSLFSAGAAELPCTVKLRVWRHDIKDPCGTLQLGACCLTISHAVLCSEMGAHFSPCGRFLVACVACLLPQTEGDQGSQLPVQYESTGAGTSPTRHPLPSHGVIYELRVYSLEEATFGEILTSRAIRAAHCLTSIQFSPTSEHILLAYGRRHSSLLRSIVMDGETTGVPVYTILEVYRVSDMELVRVLPSAEDEVNVACFHPSPGGGLVYGTKEGKLRILQHNGADAASMGLNCFIEENMLEVQRYALEG